Below is a window of Littorina saxatilis isolate snail1 linkage group LG2, US_GU_Lsax_2.0, whole genome shotgun sequence DNA.
ccggacatgacgtcatcaaagacatttatcgaaaaaattaaaaacaagtccgggGAGATACCCAAGacctctcatgtgaaattttgTGAAGATCAgtccggtagttttctctgaatcgctctacacatacacacacacacacacacacacacacacacacacacacacacacacacacacacaacacacacaccacaaccctcatctcgattccccgtctatgttaaaacatttagtcaaaacttgactaaatgtaacaaggcACAattcttcccgtgtaaacgattcggcttaCAATCTCAGATTTGGCCATGGCATAAAACTATTCTTCCATTCGTGGGTTTTAATGaaataattcattaaaaaaaaatccaattctTCACAAGAATCGGTCCGGATGTTGATTCTGATGGGTCCAAattgagggatggtcttatcccatgtaatcTGGTGAGAACCGAGTGCGCAGAACTGCTGCCTTTAACTAATTAAATTAATTAGGGATTAAATAACCTTTCTTGGTTtgatttggttgttgttgttgttgttgttgttgttgttgttgttgttgttgttgttgtgttgttgttgttgttgttgttgttgttttcaataTTATTAGTTGTTTCTAATATGttgacatgtcgagaaaatagATATCACCACGAGCCGGTAGAAGAATAATTCTTTTCTaatttcgaccaaaagaaatttcgtaGCGACCtagcgaattagacagaacaacaggagcttgtatccaaccaccggtcgataattatttactcctgcatgcttattatttactgctgcatgcttacctTACTAGTAGTAAGGAGACggtatggaataaggagtaaatatatggaataaggagtaaataatgatcgaccggcgattggatacaagctcctgtggacAGAACAGTGGCAATGGTGACTGGATCGCTCCtatctgattatgcctgtcagtcaaagcatGCTCGGGACCTGGGTCTGCCAATCactcacctgacgtgatgaatattacCGGGTGAAATACGCTCACACAAAAATCTCACAATATATAACCAAGTTGAACATGcgtttggggcggggatgtagctcagtcggtagcgcgctggatttgtatccagttggccgctgtcagcgtgagttcgtccccacgttcggcgagagatttatttctcagagtcaactttgtgtgcagactctcctcggtgtccgaacacccccgtgtgtacacgcaagcacaagaccaagtgcgcaccaaaaagatcctgtaatccatgtcagagttcggtgggttatagaaacacgaaaatacccagcatgcttcctccgaaaacggcgtatggctgcctaaatggcggggtaaaaacggtcatacacgtaaaattccactcgtgcaaaaaacacgagtgtacgtgggagtttcagcccacgaacgcagaagaagaagaagaagaagaacatgcgTTTCAGTTGCTTCGATTTTTTTTTCCaccagagagcgacagatttagaattGACAGAAAGGGAATGATGTAATGATATATTTGTTGTAAATTGAGTGACGCAAATTTACTTGATTCTTCAGAACTTTAAATTGACAATGACATTTTCAAGTGAGCATTTTGAGTTTCACTCTTTAGAATAAGTTACGCTGATATTGTTATTTCAAATTGTCACTTCgtatttttagcgtgataaacaaaaagggtccccgCCTGACTGCTATAACATTAATCGGGTCACCTAAAATctgtcctgattggtcaaatagcCATATGGTGCACTGAAATGGTAAAAAGAGTTGATAACAATTTTATGAGGTCGACAAACGCTAATTTTGTTTACGTCAACGCAACATATAGTTACTTTGGCATGCATTCCATTTCGCAAAGACTTAATCGGCAAGCAGCAAGAATCCAGAGAACGTGGTCAAACGCCATAATTCAAGGCGTGTATCTCCGTCGTTTTGACGAGCCCGGACTTTGTCGCCGACGTTGAGGTGAGAGGTAGCGAAGCAAGCTCCTTTGTCACGGAACACTCTCTTTCCTTCCGCAACGGCATAGTGAAGGGCCTTGTTGTTCTTCTCCAGTGCAATAACGACATAGTCGTGCGTGTTGTCGGATCTGAAGCTGAGATAGAATCCGTAATTCCCTGCCACAGGAGCGGTAAACACGCCTGTAGTCGCACTGTAGCCGCTTCCAGAGTTGGTGATGATGTTGCTGAATTTAATCACCCCTCCTTGGCCAATGTTCACCATGTCGTGGGCAAGCTGGAAAGCTGCACTGAAACCCACTGCAAAGTAAAACAAGCAGCTCATTGTATTtttctttatcctacatacgtgagagagacacccgtgagataataatcgttcaaatcacacgtgtgtatatcatgtaaatgaggtcatgtcaagcaagtctggcaggaacctttttttctactgcttatgatgccaaagtcaccgaaacaaacgtcattatagaaaaaaaaattgcgctcaataattaccctcgatgaatctttagaactaacacgtcacgccacactttcagagtgacgtttctttgctttgacgtaatagattgcagaggctttagaagagatcgaggttccaaaacaagcgtcttcaatttagctgcctcgaatacaggacattttcagtaacatacacgtaagtacagtatgtaggataaacagaatactacatggcttgctgtcgtcgtaccagatttacactcgttgctttttcaaatagtgaacagctcgctttcgctcgcagttcaaatttcttttaaacaactcgtgtaaatctggtacgacacagcaagccatgtagtattctctatgtatctcacacacaggcatgggaattgtctgcCGATAGGCAAATTGTCGCcgaaatgtttttttgttccgccgagaaagcaaaagtgtccgccgaaaaaatatatgggggaggcaaaaatggttctaaaaactgaattaaatggcaaacttggagctcagatgacaccaaattgcacaatttgggttctttggagaaacatatttccggggggggggggggggggcgcatgcccccggaccctccTGGTAagactaggcgcttcgcgccgtcgacttcgGTAGTCGAGACATCCAGatttgccttcgtcaaaagttcgtgagttccgatcttcgcgagtttgttgaagtggtgacgtcacatcccgtcacggtcaccactttccaatttcggtccagatctacgcgaagttcttcgtgcgcgttcgtctgtttttcgaaacagtgatgacgagtagtgttatatatgacgagtcttttttatcggaatattccagacatctgaatatgctgggtacacaCGCAACACTGAcaatttttttcgatttttagattcattcctgtaaaatctcccaactctaaaacaaataggcctagtggaaacaagtgtcttgtgcaagagagatcaagggagataattggcaggatatgtcgcccgtcgactcaagttctgagttttgtgtgggtatccgtgttcatgcactaggcctccaaaatgaacagtttacagatgcacagtccacagaagcgtcgtaaagatattaaactttaacactgcgcacataaaacatatttttaacattatgaaaaggactaaaagtactCGCGAAGATTGCTGACTGAGGTTCCAAGCACgcctttttcaccacgcagatACCGGTCTTCGGCAAGCAATGGTGGGCGAGAAAAaccaagcgcatgcgcattgaggcacacagttaaaaatagagaggaaatccccaccaccgacgaatgtttaggttgaatctggatgtccctaCTACTTACACAAATTcggccttttttacttttt
It encodes the following:
- the LOC138956902 gene encoding cerebellin-3-like; this encodes MFSLITCCMLFACSVSSTVNAIRKRSDDINMPELQHVIQQQSAVIQTLQAKVTSMDHTMTSMGNTVKQQSAVMQTMQSKLMKHVGFSAAFQLAHDMVNIGQGGVIKFSNIITNSGSGYSATTGVFTAPVAGNYGFYLSFRSDNTHDYVVIALEKNNKALHYAVAEGKRVFRDKGACFATSHLNVGDKVRARQNDGDTRLELWRLTTFSGFLLLAD